One genomic window of Gammaproteobacteria bacterium includes the following:
- a CDS encoding glycoside hydrolase family 57 protein: protein MHDEPPLNVVFCWHMHQPEYRDHLSGEYQLPWTYLHAIKDYVDMVAHLENHPAARVVVNFAPILLNQIEDYAQQVQSYLKEGSALRDPLLAALDAAVLPRHSEQRQELISACLRVNEQRFIHRFPPYQRLANLARLVQKEENSTTYLSDHYLADLLVWYHLAWLGETVRRKDKRVQKLIEKGTGYTLSERHQLMQIISELLSGVLNRYKVLAQRGQIELSISPQAHPIVPLLLNFDSAREAMPEVNLPILAAYPDGETRARWHIEEGINTFEHHFGFKPKGCWPSEGGTSQESLQLYADAGIKWLASGETVLSNSLQQAHWPRDEQHKNWLHQGYQDDASGTQLFFRDDGLSDLIGFHYANWHTEDAVGDLINHLEVIRHARAQQPGNVVSIIMDGENAWEHFPENGFHFLDQLYAALENHPTLKLTTFADLSQQTHPSSPPLVAGSWVYGTFSTWIGDKDKNRGWDMLCDAKRIYDATVAENTFSDEQLHALQHQLATCESSDWFWWFGDYNPEAAVSSFEQLFRQHLSNLYLLLGVNAPDYLTQRFAHGSGDPSLGGVMRPGQ from the coding sequence ATGCACGATGAGCCTCCCTTAAATGTCGTCTTCTGCTGGCACATGCACCAGCCTGAATACCGCGATCACCTCAGCGGTGAATACCAGCTTCCTTGGACGTACTTACACGCCATCAAAGATTATGTGGACATGGTGGCGCATCTAGAAAACCACCCCGCAGCACGGGTGGTGGTCAACTTCGCGCCCATCTTGCTCAATCAGATCGAAGACTACGCCCAACAAGTCCAAAGCTACCTCAAAGAAGGCAGCGCCCTGCGTGACCCGCTGCTGGCGGCGTTGGATGCGGCGGTTTTACCCCGCCATTCCGAACAGCGACAAGAGCTGATCAGCGCCTGTCTGCGGGTCAATGAGCAGCGGTTTATCCACCGCTTTCCGCCTTATCAACGCCTCGCAAATTTGGCGCGTCTGGTGCAAAAAGAAGAGAACAGCACCACCTACCTCAGCGACCATTATCTGGCCGACCTGCTGGTCTGGTACCACTTAGCGTGGTTGGGTGAGACCGTGCGCCGTAAAGATAAACGTGTGCAAAAACTGATCGAAAAAGGCACAGGCTACACGCTTTCAGAGCGCCACCAACTGATGCAAATCATCAGTGAGCTGCTCTCAGGCGTGCTGAACCGTTACAAGGTGTTGGCGCAACGGGGGCAAATAGAACTTTCAATCTCTCCACAAGCCCACCCCATCGTGCCCTTGTTGCTCAATTTTGACAGCGCCCGTGAAGCAATGCCTGAGGTCAATCTGCCCATTTTGGCCGCCTACCCCGATGGGGAAACCCGCGCCCGTTGGCACATCGAGGAAGGCATCAACACCTTTGAGCACCACTTTGGCTTTAAACCAAAAGGCTGTTGGCCCTCTGAAGGTGGCACCAGCCAAGAGAGTCTGCAACTCTACGCCGATGCGGGAATAAAATGGCTCGCCAGCGGTGAAACCGTACTCAGCAACAGCCTACAACAGGCTCACTGGCCCCGAGACGAGCAGCATAAAAACTGGCTGCATCAAGGTTATCAAGACGACGCTTCCGGTACGCAGCTCTTTTTCCGCGACGATGGCCTCTCCGATCTGATCGGTTTCCACTACGCCAACTGGCACACCGAAGATGCGGTCGGCGATCTGATCAACCATCTGGAGGTCATTCGTCACGCCCGTGCTCAGCAACCAGGCAACGTGGTCTCGATTATTATGGACGGTGAAAACGCATGGGAACATTTCCCCGAAAACGGCTTTCATTTTCTCGATCAACTCTACGCTGCGCTGGAAAACCACCCCACCCTCAAGCTCACCACCTTTGCCGATCTGAGCCAACAAACGCACCCCTCCTCGCCCCCATTGGTGGCAGGCAGTTGGGTCTACGGCACCTTTTCTACTTGGATCGGTGACAAAGATAAAAACCGAGGTTGGGACATGCTCTGCGATGCTAAACGAATTTACGATGCCACTGTGGCGGAAAACACCTTTAGCGACGAGCAACTACACGCGCTGCAACACCAGCTGGCCACCTGCGAAAGTTCAGACTGGTTCTGGTGGTTTGGTGACTACAACCCCGAAGCAGCGGTGAGCAGTTTCGAGCAGCTGTTCCGCCAGCACCTGAGCAACCTTTATCTGCTCTTGGGCGTAAATGCCCCCGACTACCTCACTCAGCGTTTTGCCCACGGCAGCGGAGACCCCTCCCTTGGCGGTGTGATGCGCCCTGGTCAATAG
- a CDS encoding dynamin family protein, with product MSSTVLESRLQSLQQHLQQENPILLEAIEGFRELDRVAYGMGLLSKDESYATQIPWWPLISILGTFSAGKSSFINHYTGTRLQSTGNQAVDDKFSVLCYSQGEDGRVLPGLALDSDMRFPFFKISDEIEKVAEGEGRRIDAYLQLKTSSSENLRGKILIDSPGFDADAQRTSTLRITKHIIDLSDLVLVFFDARHPEPGAMHDTLKHLVEDTIGRNDSNKFLYILNQVDTAAREDNLENIVAAWQRALSQKGLTAGRFFTIYNEDAAVPIEDDAVRQRYENKRKQDMADIHERMHQVEVERAYRIVGQLERVAHDIEERHVPAITALLQRWRQRVMWLDGGLYGLLLVFLLWIGVSLPWIESLFNSPEMSLMFVVSTVLILGGLHHFSREVVTRFMVKTMKKSGDESYLVALRKNTRFWRSVVQKTPTGWGRRAKKRLTAVMNKSSAFVQRLNDQFTNPSGVAAEAKKTETVAPKK from the coding sequence ATGAGCAGTACTGTTTTAGAGAGTCGTTTGCAAAGTTTGCAACAGCATTTGCAGCAAGAGAACCCCATTTTACTGGAGGCGATTGAGGGCTTTCGTGAGTTGGATCGTGTCGCTTACGGGATGGGTTTGCTCTCCAAGGATGAGTCTTATGCCACCCAAATTCCGTGGTGGCCATTGATATCCATTTTAGGCACCTTTTCAGCGGGTAAGTCGAGTTTTATTAATCACTATACGGGTACTCGTTTGCAGTCCACCGGCAATCAAGCGGTGGACGATAAATTTTCGGTGCTCTGCTACAGCCAAGGCGAAGATGGACGGGTTTTGCCCGGTTTGGCGTTGGACTCGGATATGCGTTTTCCCTTTTTTAAAATCAGCGATGAAATTGAGAAAGTCGCTGAAGGAGAAGGTCGGCGCATCGATGCGTATTTACAGCTTAAAACCAGTTCATCGGAGAATTTGCGCGGTAAAATTCTGATCGATTCACCGGGGTTTGATGCTGATGCTCAGCGCACATCAACCTTAAGAATCACCAAACACATCATTGATCTGTCTGATCTGGTGTTGGTCTTTTTTGATGCGCGTCACCCTGAACCTGGTGCGATGCACGATACTTTGAAACATTTGGTTGAGGACACCATCGGGCGTAACGATTCGAATAAATTTCTCTATATTTTGAATCAAGTTGATACCGCTGCGCGTGAAGATAATTTGGAAAACATTGTGGCTGCATGGCAGCGTGCTTTGTCGCAAAAAGGTTTGACCGCAGGGCGATTTTTCACCATTTACAATGAAGATGCGGCGGTACCTATTGAAGACGATGCGGTGCGTCAGCGTTATGAAAATAAGCGTAAACAGGATATGGCGGACATTCATGAGCGTATGCATCAAGTGGAAGTGGAGCGCGCTTATCGTATTGTCGGTCAACTGGAGCGGGTGGCTCATGACATTGAAGAGCGTCATGTACCCGCGATAACGGCCTTGTTGCAACGCTGGCGGCAACGGGTGATGTGGCTGGACGGTGGGCTTTATGGTCTATTATTGGTCTTTTTACTCTGGATAGGCGTGTCTCTGCCGTGGATAGAAAGTCTGTTTAACAGCCCTGAGATGAGTCTTATGTTTGTGGTATCGACGGTTTTAATTTTAGGTGGTCTGCACCATTTTTCACGGGAAGTGGTGACGCGTTTTATGGTTAAAACAATGAAAAAATCGGGAGATGAAAGCTACCTTGTTGCTCTGCGAAAAAACACCCGTTTTTGGCGTTCTGTTGTGCAGAAAACCCCAACCGGTTGGGGACGACGGGCGAAAAAACGCCTGACTGCGGTGATGAATAAGTCTTCGGCGTTTGTCCAACGTCTGAATGATCAGTTTACCAACCCTTCTGGTGTGGCCGCTGAAGCGAAAAAAACCGAAACGGTGGCACCAAAAAAATGA
- the glgC gene encoding glucose-1-phosphate adenylyltransferase encodes MHPDYTARFVTHPTRNTLALILAGGRGSRLKQLTNWRAKPAVPFGGKFRIIDFALSNCVNSGIRNIAVLTQYKSHSLIRHIQKGWGIFRGEFGEFIELLPAQQRIVNSWYTGTADAVYQNLDIIRSHSPDYVLILAGDHIYRTDYGLMLAHHLENNADMTIGCIEIDLDAAKSFGVMSVDNKNRITKFSEKPEQPEAMPNNPDRALASMGIYLFNTEFLYEQLMADAKMTDSTHDFGHDIIPAIIEKHRVVACPLSHLHKGNQAYWRDVGTVDSFWEANLELIGVSPDLNLYDEEWPIWTYQEQLPPAKFVFDDDERRGMAVDSMVSGGCLISGSTVRHSLLFSNVKVNSYSLVEDSVILPNVEIGRHCRIKKAVIDKGCKLPEGTIIGENPDEDRKRFHVTDNGVTLVVPEMLEQVIHHAR; translated from the coding sequence ATGCATCCTGATTATACCGCACGATTTGTAACTCACCCAACCCGAAATACACTGGCGTTGATTTTAGCGGGTGGTCGAGGCTCGCGCCTGAAACAACTGACCAATTGGCGCGCCAAACCAGCGGTTCCCTTTGGCGGAAAATTCCGCATCATCGACTTTGCTCTTTCCAACTGCGTCAACTCCGGCATCCGCAACATTGCCGTCTTAACCCAGTACAAATCCCACTCGCTGATCCGCCACATCCAAAAAGGCTGGGGTATTTTTCGCGGTGAATTTGGTGAGTTCATCGAGCTGCTGCCCGCTCAACAGCGCATCGTCAACAGTTGGTACACCGGCACCGCCGATGCGGTCTACCAAAATCTGGACATCATTCGCAGCCACAGCCCCGATTATGTGCTTATTTTAGCTGGTGACCATATTTATCGCACCGACTACGGCTTGATGTTGGCGCATCATTTGGAAAACAACGCCGACATGACCATTGGCTGCATCGAAATTGATCTCGATGCGGCCAAATCGTTCGGTGTCATGAGTGTTGATAACAAAAACCGCATCACCAAATTCTCAGAAAAACCCGAGCAACCCGAGGCGATGCCAAACAACCCCGATCGTGCGCTGGCATCTATGGGCATTTATCTGTTCAACACCGAATTTCTCTACGAACAACTCATGGCTGATGCCAAAATGACCGATTCTACTCACGACTTTGGCCACGACATCATTCCCGCTATTATCGAAAAACACCGTGTGGTGGCCTGTCCTTTATCTCATCTACACAAAGGCAATCAAGCCTACTGGCGTGATGTGGGTACAGTTGATTCCTTCTGGGAAGCCAATTTAGAACTGATCGGGGTCAGCCCAGACCTCAACCTCTACGACGAAGAGTGGCCTATTTGGACCTATCAAGAACAACTGCCACCGGCTAAATTTGTCTTCGACGATGACGAACGCCGTGGCATGGCAGTAGACTCGATGGTCTCCGGCGGCTGTCTTATTTCTGGTTCCACCGTACGTCACTCACTGCTGTTTTCCAATGTCAAAGTCAACTCCTACTCACTGGTAGAAGATTCCGTCATTCTGCCCAACGTTGAAATTGGACGACACTGCCGGATCAAAAAAGCGGTCATCGACAAAGGTTGCAAACTTCCTGAAGGTACCATCATCGGCGAAAACCCAGACGAAGACCGCAAACGCTTTCACGTCACCGACAACGGCGTGACTCTGGTGGTACCTGAAATGTTAGAACAGGTGATTCACCATGCACGATGA
- a CDS encoding DUF4325 domain-containing protein: MTANSLGKTKRSRLIRKYLLSAVKSDNHQMIHDGQEIFNVSRQTIHTHLSALIKMGYLVAEGNTKARIYALGAKRSHTQEFSLKNLHESDVYYKDFSYIFKNLPNEIEDICHYGFTEMLNNAIDHSGGKSVYISAKINNDYIEFFISDNGEGIFNHISRVMKLSDPRESILELSKGKLTTDPENHTGQGIFFTSRTFDTFYIYSGDLIFSHNEGADDYLFHNDSEQKGTTVYMKVALDSAINLGDVFDAFTGTEDEDFAFNTTVVPVKLVLYEGEKLVSRSQAKRILNRVEKFNNILLDFSDVDSIGQAFADEVFRVFTRRNPQVSIMSVHTTDSIDRMIHAAKANPD; encoded by the coding sequence ATGACTGCTAATTCATTAGGTAAAACAAAACGCTCAAGACTGATTAGAAAGTACTTACTAAGTGCTGTTAAGTCCGACAACCATCAAATGATTCATGATGGACAAGAAATTTTTAATGTCAGTCGCCAAACTATTCACACTCATCTATCTGCCTTAATAAAAATGGGGTACTTAGTTGCCGAAGGAAATACAAAAGCACGAATTTATGCATTAGGTGCCAAACGCTCTCATACCCAAGAATTTTCTCTTAAAAATCTTCATGAAAGTGATGTCTACTATAAAGATTTTAGTTATATTTTTAAAAACTTACCTAATGAAATTGAAGACATTTGCCATTATGGTTTTACTGAAATGCTAAATAATGCCATAGATCACTCTGGTGGAAAATCTGTATATATTAGTGCAAAAATAAATAATGACTATATAGAGTTTTTTATCTCAGATAATGGCGAGGGTATTTTTAATCACATTTCTCGTGTAATGAAGTTAAGCGACCCTAGGGAATCAATACTAGAACTTAGCAAGGGAAAACTAACGACAGACCCAGAAAATCATACTGGCCAAGGTATTTTTTTTACCTCTAGAACATTTGATACGTTTTATATTTATAGCGGAGATTTGATTTTTTCGCACAATGAAGGAGCTGATGACTATTTATTTCATAATGATAGCGAGCAAAAAGGCACAACCGTGTACATGAAAGTAGCTTTAGATAGCGCAATAAACCTTGGTGATGTTTTCGATGCATTTACAGGTACTGAGGATGAAGACTTTGCTTTTAATACTACTGTAGTACCAGTTAAATTAGTCTTGTATGAGGGTGAAAAGCTTGTATCTAGGTCACAGGCAAAACGAATATTAAATCGTGTAGAAAAATTTAATAATATACTTTTAGATTTTTCTGATGTGGATTCAATTGGACAGGCTTTTGCAGATGAAGTATTTCGTGTTTTCACTCGTAGAAACCCTCAGGTTAGTATCATGTCAGTTCATACTACTGATAGTATTGACAGAATGATTCATGCTGCTAAAGCCAATCCTGATTAG
- the malQ gene encoding 4-alpha-glucanotransferase, which yields MHSAHATLNQRRAGLLLHPTSLPSEMGSGDLGAEAYAFVDFLKQAGFSVWQTLPLGPVAYNASPYQSYSVHAGNAYLINLGQLVQSGWLSAEALQRPNDERPEQCRLRCLKLAWQGFKQSASETDRQALQEFKQQHQTWLDDYTLYQSLKEQHQGQPWWLWPEAERNRHDDALQQRRSELAGSVAYHQFEQFLFFRQWHQLREYANQNGILLFGDIPIFVAHDSADVWSQPEHFFLDENGQPHVVAGVPPDYFSATGQRWGNPLYRWQVMQADGFQWWLQRMRSQLDLFDLVRIDHFRGFESYWEIPASCPTAEEGRWVKAPGEALFKTFQDNFDPLPIIAEDLGIITPEVEALRLKFELPGMKILQFAFEGGASNPYLSHNHQLNSVVYTGTHDNDTTLGWFQNAPEDLKQHIKGYLGQPQEAMPWPLIRSTLASVAQLAILPVQDILSLGSEDRMNVPGVSSEENWSWGYQAGALNEELAQHCLHLNRLYGRV from the coding sequence TTGCACTCTGCTCATGCGACTTTAAATCAGCGCCGCGCCGGTCTGCTGCTGCACCCTACCTCTTTGCCCAGTGAAATGGGCAGCGGTGATTTAGGCGCAGAGGCCTACGCCTTTGTTGATTTCCTCAAACAGGCCGGTTTCAGCGTCTGGCAAACCTTGCCCTTGGGGCCGGTGGCCTACAACGCTTCTCCCTATCAAAGTTATTCGGTACACGCAGGCAATGCCTATCTGATTAATTTAGGGCAATTGGTGCAAAGCGGTTGGCTCAGCGCCGAGGCACTGCAACGCCCAAACGATGAACGCCCCGAACAGTGCCGATTGCGTTGCCTCAAGCTCGCATGGCAAGGTTTTAAACAGAGTGCAAGTGAGACGGATCGTCAGGCTTTGCAGGAGTTCAAGCAACAGCATCAAACGTGGCTCGACGACTACACCCTGTATCAATCTCTGAAAGAACAGCATCAAGGTCAACCGTGGTGGCTCTGGCCAGAGGCCGAACGCAATCGCCATGACGACGCATTACAACAACGGCGTTCCGAGTTGGCGGGCAGCGTCGCTTACCACCAGTTTGAGCAATTTCTCTTTTTTCGCCAGTGGCATCAGCTGCGGGAGTACGCCAATCAAAACGGCATTTTACTCTTTGGCGACATTCCGATTTTTGTCGCCCACGACAGCGCCGATGTCTGGAGCCAACCGGAACACTTTTTTCTGGATGAGAACGGCCAACCCCATGTGGTGGCTGGCGTGCCGCCCGATTATTTCTCTGCCACCGGCCAGCGGTGGGGCAATCCCCTCTACCGTTGGCAGGTGATGCAAGCCGATGGTTTTCAGTGGTGGTTGCAACGGATGCGCAGCCAATTGGATCTGTTCGATCTGGTGCGCATTGATCATTTTCGCGGCTTTGAGTCCTACTGGGAGATTCCCGCCAGTTGCCCCACGGCAGAAGAGGGTCGGTGGGTTAAAGCCCCTGGAGAGGCGCTGTTCAAAACGTTCCAAGACAATTTTGATCCGCTGCCCATTATTGCCGAGGATTTGGGCATCATCACTCCCGAGGTCGAGGCTCTACGCCTGAAATTTGAACTGCCCGGGATGAAGATTTTACAGTTTGCCTTTGAGGGTGGAGCCAGTAACCCCTATCTGTCTCACAACCATCAGCTCAACAGCGTGGTCTACACCGGCACTCACGACAACGACACCACGCTGGGTTGGTTTCAAAATGCGCCTGAGGATTTAAAGCAGCACATCAAGGGCTATCTCGGCCAGCCACAAGAAGCCATGCCGTGGCCGCTGATCCGCAGCACACTGGCCTCTGTAGCTCAGCTGGCCATTTTGCCCGTGCAAGATATTTTGAGTTTGGGCAGCGAAGATCGGATGAATGTGCCAGGGGTCAGCAGCGAAGAGAATTGGAGCTGGGGTTATCAAGCTGGGGCATTGAACGAAGAGCTGGCACAGCACTGTTTGCATTTGAATCGGCTTTATGGCCGAGTTTAG
- a CDS encoding AAA family ATPase, producing the protein MITLIGNLKGGTGKSTVAFNLAVWLQTSGKEVRLFDFDPQKTLTDVVDVRLDEAYEPRLQVSDSVAELQAVAKQGGDIEVLVDVGVSDMEALTTAIALADRIVVPVQPSQADVWSTQRFLSIVRKHVTDKKPPLLGFINRADTHHQVRETEESEEALQSLPGLTHLPLRLYQRTAFRRSFSEGLAVFELGPSSKAAWEVMKLAKHLYPQ; encoded by the coding sequence ATGATTACATTGATTGGTAATCTAAAAGGCGGTACAGGAAAAAGTACGGTGGCGTTTAATCTGGCCGTTTGGTTGCAAACGTCTGGCAAAGAGGTGCGTCTGTTTGATTTTGATCCACAAAAAACCTTAACCGATGTGGTGGATGTGCGTCTGGATGAGGCTTATGAACCTCGGTTACAGGTGAGTGACTCGGTAGCAGAGTTGCAAGCGGTGGCTAAGCAAGGTGGAGATATTGAGGTGTTGGTGGATGTGGGGGTCTCTGATATGGAGGCCTTGACCACCGCTATTGCATTGGCCGACCGTATTGTGGTGCCGGTGCAGCCGAGTCAGGCCGATGTCTGGTCAACTCAACGTTTCCTCTCGATTGTGCGCAAACACGTCACGGATAAAAAACCGCCTCTGCTGGGGTTTATCAATCGAGCGGACACACATCATCAAGTGCGTGAAACAGAGGAGTCTGAAGAGGCGTTGCAATCGTTGCCTGGTTTGACCCATTTGCCGTTGCGCCTCTATCAACGTACGGCCTTTCGGCGCTCTTTTAGTGAAGGTTTGGCGGTCTTTGAGTTGGGCCCTTCAAGCAAAGCGGCATGGGAAGTCATGAAGTTGGCTAAACACCTTTATCCCCAATAG
- a CDS encoding low molecular weight protein-tyrosine-phosphatase produces MKNIKVLFVCMGNICRSPTAEGVFTQLVSEAGLSDRFEIDSAGTHSYHIGKKPDKRAQEAALQRGLDLSGLRGREVYKEDFAYFDYILAMDKDNLRDLKLISPKAEFEGKIHLFLDFSEQASESEVPDPYYGGDQGFEHVLDLVQQASVGLLAQIRQQHQL; encoded by the coding sequence ATGAAAAATATAAAAGTATTATTTGTTTGCATGGGTAATATTTGTCGCTCACCGACCGCTGAGGGTGTGTTTACTCAGTTGGTGAGTGAGGCGGGTTTGAGTGATCGTTTCGAAATTGATTCGGCAGGCACACACAGCTACCACATTGGTAAAAAGCCGGATAAACGTGCTCAAGAGGCTGCGTTGCAGCGCGGTCTTGATTTGAGTGGGTTGCGGGGGCGTGAGGTCTACAAAGAGGATTTTGCCTATTTTGATTACATCTTAGCGATGGATAAAGACAATCTGCGTGATTTGAAGCTGATTTCGCCTAAAGCAGAATTTGAAGGCAAAATTCATCTGTTTTTGGATTTTTCTGAACAGGCCAGTGAGAGCGAAGTGCCTGATCCTTATTATGGTGGCGATCAAGGTTTTGAGCATGTGCTGGATCTGGTGCAACAGGCTTCGGTGGGTTTGTTAGCGCAGATTCGTCAGCAGCATCAGCTCTGA
- a CDS encoding transposase: MPNSVTELPETQVTPKPALEKRTRRRFNADYKLKILAEADACKHGELGALLRREKLYNNQLCDWRRDYEAHGVEGLSKSRPGPASSKTPEQRQNEQLRKENDRLKRKVQIANDCLDLQKKALSMLDHLSSGSDA; this comes from the coding sequence ATGCCAAACTCAGTTACCGAACTGCCCGAGACCCAAGTCACACCGAAGCCGGCTCTAGAGAAACGAACCCGACGTCGTTTCAATGCCGACTACAAATTAAAGATTCTTGCCGAGGCGGATGCCTGTAAACACGGAGAGCTGGGTGCCTTGCTTCGACGCGAGAAGCTCTACAACAATCAACTCTGTGATTGGCGACGAGACTACGAAGCACACGGCGTTGAAGGTTTGAGCAAAAGCCGCCCAGGACCTGCGTCCTCCAAGACCCCCGAGCAGCGCCAAAACGAACAGCTGCGCAAAGAGAACGACCGCTTGAAGCGCAAGGTGCAGATTGCCAACGACTGTTTGGATCTTCAAAAAAAAGCGTTGTCGATGCTCGATCATCTGAGCAGTGGGAGCGATGCATGA
- a CDS encoding site-2 protease family protein: protein MIVVELWIKIALWIVPVIFAVTLHEIAHGWAASYFGDNTAKNLGRLKLNPVRHIDPVGSVLVPGLLLWMSGMVFGWAKPVPVNVAALHNPKRDMGLVALAGPAANLVMAIFWAFIMKLGLWVGESNELLSSIMLFMGVAGVLINTALMMFNLLPLPPLDGGRVLAALLPMQQAVWLMKLERWGFLILVLLLVSGLSAKIIWPMMEVGLALSLSVAGIPMELFSNVLGHLLS, encoded by the coding sequence GTGATTGTTGTGGAATTATGGATAAAAATAGCACTCTGGATTGTGCCGGTAATTTTTGCGGTGACGTTACATGAAATTGCTCACGGTTGGGCGGCCAGTTATTTTGGTGATAACACCGCCAAAAATTTGGGGCGGCTGAAGCTTAACCCTGTGCGTCATATTGATCCGGTGGGTTCGGTGTTGGTGCCAGGTCTGTTGCTTTGGATGAGCGGCATGGTGTTTGGTTGGGCGAAACCGGTGCCGGTGAATGTGGCGGCGCTGCACAACCCAAAACGAGACATGGGTTTGGTGGCGTTGGCAGGGCCTGCGGCCAATCTAGTCATGGCGATTTTTTGGGCCTTTATAATGAAGCTGGGTTTGTGGGTCGGAGAGTCCAATGAACTGCTCTCTTCCATCATGCTGTTTATGGGGGTGGCGGGGGTGCTGATCAACACCGCGTTGATGATGTTTAATTTATTACCTTTGCCGCCTCTGGATGGTGGCCGTGTGTTGGCGGCGCTGCTGCCGATGCAACAAGCGGTGTGGCTGATGAAATTGGAACGCTGGGGGTTTTTGATTTTGGTCTTGCTGTTGGTCAGCGGTCTGTCAGCAAAAATTATTTGGCCAATGATGGAAGTGGGTTTGGCGCTGTCGTTGTCGGTGGCGGGCATTCCTATGGAGCTTTTTAGTAATGTGCTGGGGCACCTGTTGTCTTGA
- a CDS encoding DUF302 domain-containing protein, producing MFKSLFALIGFVTVLALGAGAVKFAPYYEQMKGFDEGALATYTEMVTKLLETGNSAEATVWKVKVESELSAADVEQSMKMVANEHNMSNVGELPLYKDVEMKTGKPYRFAKIYMFCNSLTAAKMMDYSDSFSAYLPCRISLIEDKTGQLWLYSLNMDMMIYGGTPLPADLKEEAMRVKMVIQDIMGRGAAGDF from the coding sequence ATGTTTAAAAGTTTATTTGCCTTGATTGGTTTTGTGACGGTGCTGGCTTTGGGTGCTGGGGCGGTCAAATTTGCCCCTTATTATGAACAGATGAAAGGTTTTGATGAAGGTGCTTTAGCCACCTACACGGAGATGGTGACCAAATTGCTGGAGACCGGTAACAGCGCTGAGGCGACCGTATGGAAAGTCAAGGTCGAGTCTGAACTCAGTGCAGCGGACGTTGAGCAGTCGATGAAAATGGTTGCTAACGAACACAACATGTCCAATGTGGGTGAACTGCCACTGTACAAAGACGTGGAAATGAAAACCGGTAAACCGTACCGTTTTGCCAAAATTTACATGTTCTGCAACTCACTTACCGCTGCAAAAATGATGGATTACAGCGATTCATTTTCCGCTTATTTGCCTTGTCGTATCAGTTTGATTGAAGATAAAACCGGCCAATTGTGGCTCTACTCTTTGAATATGGACATGATGATCTACGGTGGTACCCCTCTGCCTGCAGATCTAAAAGAAGAGGCGATGCGAGTCAAGATGGTGATTCAAGACATTATGGGTCGCGGTGCTGCTGGCGACTTTTAA